From Mastacembelus armatus chromosome 13, fMasArm1.2, whole genome shotgun sequence, one genomic window encodes:
- the LOC113136451 gene encoding LOW QUALITY PROTEIN: alpha-2-macroglobulin-like (The sequence of the model RefSeq protein was modified relative to this genomic sequence to represent the inferred CDS: inserted 1 base in 1 codon; deleted 1 base in 1 codon), with protein MGRPGVQIWTWTLCVLSWMCGEQVLAGPQYMVAVPAVLEAGAETKFCASLLQPNETLVMTVSLTSEGNNSTLLKQTSSEEFHICARFKVPLVKKQEVQTFEVEVRGDTFYSKEVRKVMIQVYQPMTFVQTDKPLYLPGQTVHFRVVTLDTKFRPVNRLYSVIEMEDANNNRIGQWLNETSNSKILQLSYDLNSEAHEGTYKISVSIGEDKLHHSFKVEKYVLPKFEVKIDAADEVSVGQEEIKFEVCAKYTYGQSVSGSAKVEMCRPILSYIYNTGVIIPDHSRGVPDVTAPCHLETKQMDKKGCATFTFMMSTFTKIDQKVLEDALNIKVNMEEEGTGISFTQEKKIRISYVVGKLSFIDTPSVYEQGSNVEGKVKAVFHNNTPIADMPVHLFEGEVYSARLLQNLTTDSDGVAAFSISTGDRTGNIHLHISNKSTLGYPGYRVPYYETQDHTLSAVQQFSPDVKTVSSLQVKNKDKPLSCDKEEEIFIQYTIVGEAQGSVDVVYLVLSRGAIVLQGFKQIENIKTVTEGELSFKLKVSPEMAPLVQVVAYAVLPSETVIAKSADFSTEKCFSHKVSLEFSPSSAVPGEETTMQVTAEPDSLCGVSAVDQSVLIKEPGKSLDADKIFNLLPVRKITYIPYEANDPTECLKVRAKRYILPYPGHDDTHAVFQNIGLKMATNLVIQIPSCLKYKGREYYQGHYGVGYRLGAVPDNLHTQSGIALAGAPAPQAFGLDGAVPPAAPVLTVRTFFPETWIWDLVEVGESGTKDVSLTVPDTITTWETEAFCLSPQGFGLAPRKEITVFQPFFLELTLPYSIIRGEHFELKATTFNYLTSCIMVTVTPAPSLDYTLTPLSGDQYTSCLCGSERKTLSWTMTPSTLGTVNVSVTAEAVASQASCDNEIVSVPERGRIDVVTKSLIVKAEGSEMEKTYNWLLCPKGEALTEETHIQLPENVILGSARASVSVLGDILGRALKNLDGLLQMPYGCGEQNMALLAPNIYILEYLTNTQQLTPAIKEKATTFLTSGYQRELNYKHADGAYSTFGSGAGNTWLTAFVLRSFTKAQSFIYIDPQKIEESKTWLLQQQQENGCFLQSGKLFNNRMKGGVSDEVTLSAYITAVFLEMKMPVNDPVMXKSLSCLKQSVTDFSNTYTTALLAYVFTLAGDMETRAQLLQHLDIAGIKEGGFLHWSQTANRNSASLSVEISSYVLLAKLSASPSNEDLGYASHIIRWLTSQQNHYGGFSSTQDTVVALQALALYSTLVFSPEGSSTVTVQSPSGQLTFDVNQNNKLLYQEKMLQDLTGKYSLEVKGTACVSMQISLHYNIPTPTDVTTLSVEVTPEVDCTKSHRPKLTLKLQSLYSGKETSTNMVILDIKMLSGFVPDPESLKRLKGALLVDRVEQNEDHVVVYLTELTKDTTINHQLELIQELPVENLKPAVVKIYDYYQPSDQAETEYSYHCAAD; from the exons ATGGGTCGTCCTGGGGTTCAGATCTGGACATGGACACTGTGTGTCTTAAGCTGGATGTGTGGGGAGCAAGTGTTGGCAGGACC ACAGTACATGGTGGCTGTGCCTGCAGTTCTTGAAGCTGGAGCTGAAACCAAATTCTGTGCCAGTCTCCTGCAGCCAAATGAGACTCTGGTCATGACTGTTAGTTTGACATCTGAAGGAAACAACTCAACCCTTCTCAAGCAAACATCCAGTGAAGAGTTTCATATCTGTGCTCGGTTCAAG GTTCCTCTAGTGAAGAAACAAGAGGTGCAGACGTTTGAGGTGGAGGTACGAGGTGACACATTTTACTCAAAAGAAGTCAGGAAAGTTATGATCCAAGTCTATCAGCCGATGACATTTGTCCAGACAGACAAACCACTCTACCTCCCTGGACAAACAg TGCATTTCAGAGTTGTAACACTGGACACCAAGTTCAGACCTGTCAATCGACTG tacAGTGTCATTGAAATGGAG gaTGCTAACAATAACCGGATTGGACAGTGGCTGaatgaaacatccaacagtaaaatattgcAGCTTTCTTATGATTTGAACTCTGAGGCCCATGAAGGAACCTACAAAATCAGTGTGTCTATTGGTGAAGATAAACTACATCACAGCTTCAAGGTGGAGAAATATG TTTTGCCTAAATTTGAGGTAAAAATAGATGCAGCTGATGAAGTAAGTGTTGGCCAGGAAGAAATCAAATTTGAAGTATGTGCAAA ataTACATATGGACAGTCTGTGTCAGGAAGTGCTAAAGTTGAGATGTGCCGACCTATTCTATCCTATATTTATAATACTGGGGTAATCATTCCTGATCATTCACGTGGAGTCCCAGACGTAACTGCCCCGTGTCACCTTGAGACAAAGCAG ATGGACAAGAAAGGCTGTGCCACTTTTACCTTCATGATGTCAACTTTCACAAAGATTGATCAAAAGGTGCTAGAAGATGCACTTAATATCAAGGTCAACATGGAAGAGGAGGGGACAG GTATTTCATTCACCCAAGAGAAGAAAATAAGGATTTCATATGTGGTTGGAAAGCTGTCCTTTATTGACACACCCAGTGTGTATGAACAAGGATCAAATGTGGAGGGAAAA gttaaagcagtttttcacAATAATACACCCATTGCTGACATGCCAGTCCACCTGTTTGAGGGGGAAGTGTACTCAGCTCGTCTGCTACAGAATCTCACAACTGACAGCGATGGTGTTGCTGCTTTTTCAATTAGCACAGGTGACCGTACCGGGAACATCCACCTCCAT ATTAGCAACAAATCAACACTGGGATACCCTGGTTACAGAGTTCCCTACTATGAGACTCAAGATCACACACTATCTGCAGTCCAACAGTTTTCTCCTGATGTTAAAACAGTCAGCAGCCTGCAGGTGAAGAATAAGGATAAACCACTTTCCTGTGACAAAGAAGAGGAAATCTTCATCCAGTACACTATAGTTGGAGAGGCCCAGGGCTCTGTGGATGTGGTGTATCTG GTTCTGTCCAGAGGAGCTATTGTTCTGCAAGGATTTaaacaaattgaaaacattaaaacag TGACTGAGGGTGAGTTGTCCTTTAAGTTGAAAGTATCTCCAGAGATGGCACCACTTGTCCAGGTTGTGGCTTATGCAGTTCTCCCCAGTGAGACTGTGATTGCCAAAAGTGCCGACTTCTCCACTGAGAAATGCTTCAGTCACAAG gtgtcGTTGGAGTTTTCTCCATCCTCAGCTGTCCCGGGAGAGGAGACCACCATGCAGGTGACAGCTGAGCCAGACTCTCTGTGTGGTGTGAGCGCAGTCGACCAGAGTGTCCTCATTAAAGAGCCAGGCAAGAGTCTGGATGCAGACAAG ATATTTAACTTGCTGCCTGTCAGGAAAATAACCTATATTCCATATGAGGCTAATGATCCTACAGAATGCTTGAAAGTGAGAGCAAAAAGATACATTTTGCCATATCCTGGACATGATGACACCCATGCAGTTTTTCAG AATATAGGACTGAAGATGGCAACAAACCTGGTTATTCAGATACCTTCATGTCTCAAGTACAAAGGAAGAGAGTACTACCAAGGCCACtatg GTGTTGGTTATAGGCTTGGTGCTGTTCCTGATAATTTGCATACACAAAGTGGAATTGCACTGGCAGGTGCTCCTGCTCCTCAAGCATTTGGTCTTGATGGTGCTGTTCCACCAGCAGCGCCAGTACTGACAGTCCGCACTTTCTTCCCTGAGACTTGGATATGGGACCTGGTGGAAGTTGG AGAGTCTGGAACGAAGGATGTGTCTCTCACTGTCCCTGACACCATCACCACCTGGGAGACCGAGGCTTTCTGTTTGTCCCCTCAGGGTTTTGGTTTGGCTCCTCGTAAAGAAATCACCGTCTTCCAGCCCTTCTTCCTTGAGCTCACCCTGCCCTATTCCATCATCCGGGGGGAGCACTTTGAACTGAAGGCAACCACCTTCAACTACCTGACAAGCTGCATTATG GTCACTGTGACACCTGCACCCTCTTTAGACTACACCCTCACCCCCCTCTCTGGTGACCAGTACAcatcctgtctgtgtggcagtgaGCGCAAGACCCTCAGCTGGACCATGACCCCATCAACCTTAG GGACGGTGAATGTGTCTGTAACTGCTGAGGCTGTAGCATCTCAAGCTTCATGTGACAATGAGATTGTGAGCGTGCCAGAGAGAGGTCGTATTGATGTGGTCACAAAATCTCTTATTGTGAAG GCTGAAGGAAGTGAGATGGAAAAGACTTACAACTGGCTGCTCTGTCCAAAAG GAGAAGCTTTGACagaggaaacacacatacaacttCCAGAGAATGTGATTCTTGGATCTGCTCGTGCTTCAGTATCAGTCCTGG GTGACATTCTGGGCAGAGCCCTGAAAAACTTGGATGGACTGCTGCAGATGCCATATGGATGCGGGGAGCAGAACATGGCGCTCCTGGCCCCCAACATCTACATCCTCGAGtacctgacaaacacacagcagctgaccCCAGCCATCAAGGAGAAGGCCACCACCTTCCTCACCAGTG GCTACCAGAGAGAGCTGAACTACAAACATGCTGATGGTGCTTACAGCACATTTGGATCAGGGGCAGGGAACACTTG GCTGACTGCTTTTGTGCTGAGATCTTTTACCAAAGCCCAGTCTTTCATCTACATCGACCCACAAAAGATTGAAGAGTCTAAGACCTGGCTGCTGCAACAGCAACAAGAAAATGGCTGTTTTCTACAGTCAGGAAAACTCTTTAACAACAGAATGAAG GGTGGTGTGTCTGATGAAGTGACACTCAGTGCTTACATCACTGCTGTGTTCTTGGAGATGAAAATGCCTGTGAAT GATCCTGTCA ACAAGAGCCTGTCCTGCCTCAAGCAGTCAGTCACTGACTTCAGCAACACCTACACTACAGCTCTGCTGGCGTACGTCTTCACA CTGGCAGGAGACATGGAGACCCGTGCTCAACTTCTGCAGCACCTAGACATAGCTGGAATAAAAGAAG GAGGATTTCTCCACTGGTCTcagacagcaaacagaaactCAGCCTCTCTGTCAGTGGAGATCAGTTCCTATGTGCTGCTGGCCAAACTCAGTGCCTCTCCTTCAAATGAAGACCTGGGCTATGCCTCCCACATCATTAGGTGGTTGACAAGCCAGCAGAACCATTATGGAGGCTTCTCCTCTACACAG GACACAGTGGTGGCCCTCCAGGCTCTGGCTCTCTACTCCACTCTAGTGTTCAGTCCAGAGGGTTCAAGCACAGTGACAGTCCAGTCTCCCAGTGGCCAGCTGACATTTGATGTCAACCAGAACAACAAGCTGCTCTACCAGGAGAAGATGCTACAGGACCTGACAGGGAAGTACAGCCTGGAGGTGAAGGGCACCGCATGTGTTTCAATGCAG aTTTCTCTTCACTATAACATCCCAACTCCTACTGATGTCACCACTCTCAGTGTGGAGGTCACACCAGAAGTTGACTGCACCAAATCTCACAGACCCAAACTCACTCTGAAGCTACAATCCCT ATATAGTGGAAAGGAGACAAGTACAAACATGGTGATCCTGGATATCAAAATGCTCTCTGGGTTTGTCCCAGACCCAGAGTCCTTAAAGAGG CTCAAAGGTGCCCTGCTGGTGGATCGTGTTGAACAAAATGAAGATCATGTTGTGGTGTACCTGACTGAG CTAACGAAGGACACAACAATCAACCACCAGTTAGAGCTCATACAGGAGCTCCCAGTGGAAAACTTGAAGCCAGCTGTGGTCAAGATCTACGACTACTACCAGCCAA gtgaCCAGGCAGAGACAGAATACAGCTACCATTGTGCTGCAG attGA